One part of the Caproiciproducens sp. CPB-2 genome encodes these proteins:
- a CDS encoding GH36-type glycosyl hydrolase domain-containing protein codes for MKFGYFDDVRREYVITRPDTPYPWINYLGSEDFFSLISNTSGGYCFYKDARMLRLTRYRYNNVPTDAGGRYFYINDQGTVWNPGWAPTKTPLDSYGCRHGLGYSIFDSSKNGLRATQTVFVPIGADCEVTRLTMKNTSAEPKSFQVFSFVEFCLWNAYDDMTNFQRNFNIGEVEVDGRAIYHKSEYRERRNHYAVFGVNTAIDGFDTDRESFLGAYNGFDRPDAVLEGKPRNSVASGWAPVGSHCVRVTLAPGEEKSLIYVLGYCENPEDRKWEAPNVVNKTPAKKLLSAFSTDAQVDFALSRIKEYWDGLLSNFRLDSRDEKLNRMVNIWNQYQCMVTFNMSRSASYFESGIGRGMGFRDSAQDLLGFVHLIPSRARTRILDIAATQMEDGSAYHQYQPLTKRGNHEVGSGFNDDSLWLIFGVIAYLKETGDWPVLQEQVPFNNAEGTEVPLLKHLKRSFDHVLNNLGPHGLPLIGRADWNDCLNLNCFSKTPGESFQTCANFESGIAESVFIAGLFVSVGPAYAEILRRSGCAGEAERALREVRNMTDAILKDGWDGEWFLRAYDAFGDKVGSRECDEGKLFIEPQGFCVMAGVGVKEGLAQRALDSVHRHLDTEFGLVLNWPSYTSYRLNLGEISSYPPGYKENGGIFCHNNPWVSIAETVLGRGDLAFSVYKKTCPAYTEQISEVHRTEPYVYAQMIAGRDAPRHGEAKNSWLTGTAAWSFYNVSQFILGIRPQFDGLEIDPCIPEDFGSFTVERKFRGSTYRIEIDNAAGKSKGVKSMTLDGEPVRGNVLPVCGDGQKHVVRVCMG; via the coding sequence CTCGAACACATCGGGGGGATATTGCTTTTATAAAGACGCACGCATGCTTCGCCTCACGCGGTACCGGTACAATAATGTTCCCACGGATGCGGGAGGGCGTTACTTTTATATAAATGACCAAGGCACCGTCTGGAATCCGGGCTGGGCGCCGACGAAAACGCCGCTGGACTCTTACGGGTGCCGCCACGGGCTGGGATACAGCATTTTCGATTCCAGTAAAAACGGCCTGCGGGCGACGCAGACCGTTTTTGTCCCGATCGGCGCGGACTGTGAAGTAACCCGCCTGACGATGAAGAACACCTCCGCAGAGCCAAAGAGCTTTCAGGTGTTCTCTTTTGTTGAATTCTGCCTTTGGAACGCGTACGACGACATGACGAACTTCCAGCGCAATTTCAATATCGGGGAAGTGGAAGTGGACGGCAGGGCGATTTACCACAAATCGGAATACCGCGAGCGGCGCAATCATTACGCGGTGTTCGGCGTGAACACCGCGATCGACGGCTTCGACACGGACCGGGAATCCTTTTTAGGGGCCTACAACGGCTTTGACAGGCCGGACGCGGTGCTTGAGGGGAAGCCCCGCAACTCCGTCGCAAGCGGCTGGGCGCCCGTCGGCTCCCACTGCGTCCGGGTGACCCTTGCCCCCGGAGAGGAAAAAAGCCTGATTTACGTTCTGGGTTACTGTGAAAACCCGGAGGATCGGAAATGGGAAGCGCCGAATGTTGTCAATAAAACGCCGGCAAAAAAGCTGCTAAGCGCCTTTTCCACAGACGCGCAGGTGGACTTCGCGCTGTCCCGTATCAAAGAGTACTGGGACGGACTGCTTTCCAATTTCCGCCTTGACAGCCGGGATGAAAAGCTGAACCGCATGGTGAACATCTGGAACCAGTACCAGTGCATGGTGACGTTCAACATGTCGCGCTCCGCCTCCTATTTTGAGTCCGGGATCGGCAGGGGGATGGGCTTCCGGGATTCCGCGCAGGACCTTCTCGGCTTTGTGCATTTGATTCCCTCCCGGGCAAGGACCCGTATTCTGGATATCGCCGCTACGCAGATGGAGGACGGAAGCGCCTACCATCAGTACCAGCCGCTGACCAAACGGGGCAACCATGAAGTCGGCAGCGGGTTTAACGACGATTCCCTGTGGCTGATTTTCGGGGTGATCGCGTATCTGAAGGAAACGGGGGACTGGCCGGTTCTGCAGGAGCAGGTTCCCTTCAATAACGCGGAGGGCACGGAGGTTCCCCTGCTAAAGCATTTGAAACGTTCGTTTGACCATGTGCTGAACAACCTTGGACCGCACGGGCTTCCGCTGATCGGCCGCGCCGACTGGAACGACTGCCTGAACCTGAACTGCTTTTCCAAAACGCCCGGGGAATCCTTCCAGACCTGCGCGAACTTTGAAAGCGGGATCGCGGAATCGGTGTTTATCGCGGGGCTGTTTGTTTCGGTCGGCCCGGCGTACGCCGAAATCCTGCGCCGGTCGGGCTGCGCGGGGGAAGCGGAACGTGCGCTTCGCGAAGTGCGCAATATGACCGACGCCATCCTCAAGGACGGTTGGGACGGCGAATGGTTCCTGCGGGCCTACGACGCCTTCGGGGACAAGGTTGGAAGCCGGGAATGCGACGAAGGCAAGCTGTTTATCGAACCGCAGGGCTTCTGCGTCATGGCCGGGGTCGGCGTAAAGGAAGGCCTGGCGCAGCGCGCTCTGGATTCCGTGCACCGGCATCTTGACACGGAATTCGGTTTGGTTCTGAATTGGCCGTCCTATACCTCTTACCGGCTGAATCTGGGCGAAATATCCTCCTATCCTCCGGGCTATAAGGAAAATGGCGGCATTTTCTGTCACAACAATCCCTGGGTTTCCATTGCGGAAACCGTTCTCGGCCGCGGCGATCTGGCGTTTTCCGTTTACAAAAAAACCTGCCCCGCCTATACGGAGCAGATCAGTGAAGTGCATCGCACCGAACCCTATGTTTACGCGCAGATGATCGCGGGGCGCGACGCGCCGCGGCACGGCGAGGCGAAAAATTCCTGGCTGACCGGTACGGCGGCCTGGAGCTTTTACAACGTCTCCCAGTTTATTCTCGGTATCCGGCCCCAGTTCGACGGACTGGAAATCGATCCGTGTATTCCCGAGGATTTCGGCAGTTTTACGGTGGAACGCAAGTTCCGCGGCTCCACGTACCGGATCGAGATCGACAATGCGGCGGGGAAGAGCAAAGGCGTAAAAAGCATGACGCTTGACGGCGAACCGGTACGGGGCAACGTCCTTCCGGTGTGCGGCGACGGGCAAAAGCATGTTGTCCGTGTGTGCATGGGCTGA
- a CDS encoding carbohydrate ABC transporter permease, translating to MASNSRKYYKLYVVIAVILMVFALLIIAPYIWMMLTSFKSTREVLYNPGKVMPIKWTLSGYLTVLTKSPFFSWFKNSVIVSVTVTAAVIFTSTITGYVFSKYRFKGKNFLFWLVLSTMMVPSQITMIPRFLIINQVGLYNSLQALIIPAIVSGFGIYLCRQFCDEIPDSLCEAAKLDGAGDFRIYASIILPQLRPCIAALAIFTFLDIWNDYLNPLIMLSTLKSMTLPLALTYFSDAHSTDISAVMAASALIMLPVTILLLCFQKQFIKGVAISGMK from the coding sequence ATGGCAAGCAATTCCAGAAAATACTACAAGCTGTATGTTGTGATCGCCGTCATCCTGATGGTTTTCGCCCTGCTCATTATTGCGCCCTACATCTGGATGATGCTCACTTCCTTCAAGAGCACCCGCGAGGTCCTGTACAACCCCGGAAAAGTCATGCCGATCAAATGGACGCTTTCCGGCTACCTCACCGTTTTGACAAAATCGCCGTTCTTCAGCTGGTTCAAAAACAGCGTGATCGTGTCCGTTACCGTTACGGCGGCGGTCATCTTTACAAGCACGATCACCGGCTATGTGTTTTCCAAATACCGGTTCAAGGGGAAAAACTTTCTTTTCTGGCTGGTGCTGAGCACCATGATGGTTCCCAGCCAGATCACCATGATCCCCCGTTTCCTGATTATCAATCAGGTCGGCCTGTACAACAGCCTGCAGGCGCTGATCATTCCTGCGATCGTATCCGGGTTCGGCATTTATCTTTGCCGGCAGTTCTGCGACGAAATCCCGGACAGCCTTTGCGAGGCCGCGAAGCTGGACGGCGCGGGGGATTTCCGAATCTACGCCAGCATCATCCTGCCGCAGCTGCGGCCCTGCATCGCGGCTTTAGCGATTTTCACCTTCCTGGATATCTGGAACGATTACCTGAACCCTCTGATCATGCTCTCCACACTGAAGAGCATGACGCTTCCTCTGGCGCTGACCTATTTCTCCGACGCGCATTCCACCGATATCAGCGCCGTCATGGCGGCCTCCGCGCTGATTATGCTCCCGGTGACCATCCTTCTTCTCTGCTTCCAGAAGCAGTTCATCAAGGGCGTTGCGATCTCTGGCATGAAATAA